The following proteins are encoded in a genomic region of Corylus avellana chromosome ca4, CavTom2PMs-1.0:
- the LOC132179495 gene encoding ethylene-responsive transcription factor ERF026-like: protein MPRPYTARTTTSDGPPPTPVQFPGGSSSGSGGSRTKKYRGVRSRKGKWVSEIREPSKTTRIWLGTYPTPEMAAAAYDVAALALKGPGTLLNLPNSILSFPIPASTSATDIQAAAASAAEAMGQRRSENEVLSCSSSWVGEAEFIDEEALLNMPNFLADMAEGMLVSPPRMESKSSDDSDGDELWSYT from the coding sequence ATGCCACGTCCTTATACAGCCAGAACCACCACATCTGATGGCCCACCACCGACACCTGTACAATTTCCAGGAGGGTCGTCATCGGGTTCCGGTGGGAGTCGGACGAAGAAATATCGGGGAGTACGGAGCCGGAAAGGTAAATGGGTGTCCGAAATACGCGAGCCAAGTAAAACTACGCGCATTTGGCTCGGTACTTACCCGACTCCCGAGATGGCTGCCGCCGCCTACGACGTGGCGGCGCTGGCCTTGAAAGGCCCCGGAACGCTCCTCAACCTTCCCAATTCCATTCTCTCGTTCCCGATACCGGCGTCGACATCGGCGACCGATATACAAGCTGCGGCGGCGAGTGCGGCGGAGGCTATGGGACAGAGGCGCTCGGAAAATGAGGTTTTGAGCTGTAGTAGCAGTTGGGTGGGCGAGGCGGAGTTCATCGACGAGGAAGCGCTTCTGAACATGCCGAATTTTCTGGCTGACATGGCGGAGGGAATGCTCGTGAGCCCGCCGAGGATGGAGTCGAAGTCGTCGGACGACTCAGATGGAGATGAGTTATGGAGTTATACATGA
- the LOC132179587 gene encoding uncharacterized protein LOC132179587, producing the protein MRAVPTMLSQQQNPPEISHSLHQQIGLNGNGMQADIGSFSIRQFVLASRQNDILRSWPFPEKYLQICFKHGIRNVLPPLEPRDSAIQSLRGCAKFKFSEQDIEKTDSFDNKAPDSVEQEKLVKDECDSYSHEELSKVSGQDCNLSLSSNSYKLEEKNSDIPSVDKNSKSQISSKGLRHKRKRYKGKRKKRSMVDILAIAKHCNLEDLHRINRILGCGSAKPPEHGGEQNGGMVDIESNSKSELTDECLDKKFQGDHDCEAANVNMSREKQWVLKFKFSGCKPK; encoded by the exons ATGCGTGCTGTTCCTACAATGCTGTCTCAGCAGCAAAACCCACCTGAGATTTCGCATTCTCTGCACCAACAAATTGGTCTCAACGGCAATGGCATGCAAGCAGATATCGGGTCCTTCTCTATAAG ACAGTTTGTTCTTGCTTCTCGTCAAAACGATATCCTTCGTAGCTGGCCATTTCCAGAGAAATATTTGCAAATCTGTTTCAAGCATGGAATCAGAAATGTGTTGCCGCCTCTTGAACCTCGCGATTCGGCTATTCAATCACTTAGAGGTTGTGCAAAGTTCAAGTTTTCTGAACAAGATATTGAAAAGACTGATTCCTTTGACAATAAAGCACCAGATTCTGTTGAGCAGGAGAAACTTGTTAAAGATGAGTGTGATTCATACTCTCATGAAGAATTATCAAAAGTTTCAGGCCAGGATTGCAATTTGTCTCTTTCTAGCAATAGCTATAAGCTTGAAGAGAAAAATTCTGATATTCCTTCTGTTGATAAGAACAGCAAATCACAGATTTCTTCCAAGGGGTTGAGGCATAAGCGAAAAAGGTATAAGGGGAAACGAAAGAAGCGGTCAATGGTGGATATTTTAGCTATAGCAAAGCATTGTAATTTGGAGGATCTCCATAGAATTAACAGAATATTGGGCTGTGGTTCAGCAAAACCTCCTGAACATGGGGGTGAGCAAAATGGAGGAATGGTCGATATTGAGAGTAATTCCAAATCTGAACTCACAGATGAGTGCTTGGACAAGAAGTTTCAAGGAGATCATGATTGTGAAGCAGCAAATGTAAATATGTCGAGAGAAAAACAATGGGTACTAAAGTTCAAGTTCAGTGGATGCAAACCCAAATAA
- the LOC132178905 gene encoding protein WHAT'S THIS FACTOR 1, chloroplastic-like: MALSLPFSSQMDCPISFLNSSFLPRNPSWLHGNINQHYESSKNFKNLSISISCSSRKIVQSPLLDRHIVKQNKIRFVQKLKTLLLSKPKHYMLLHILSKCRSYLSLSKPRSLLSMIHRYPLIFEVFSVPRPPLPFNATKSYSQLCVRLTPAAAALASQELKLKSAISMTLAAKLQKLLMLSSHRRLLLSKLVHLAPDLGLPPNFRSRLCNDHPDKFKTVDTSYGRALELVSWDPHLANPLPSPEVHSHDMIVDRPLKFKQLRLRKGLNLKRHHQDFLIKFGEMPAVCPYNTSAGVLAKESIEEEKRACAVVREVLGMMIEKRTLIDHLTHFRKEFGLPNKLRGMFVRHPELFYVSLKGQRDSVFLVEGYDEKGALLEKDETSVIKDQLMALVREGNKMRRERRRAMIYSYATGDSNDGDDDDDYEVDHNNDDHDDGLDDLFDYEDSDLDCVVVVGDDESSESLGHMESGAFWTADSASLLNDVDGANMEPW; encoded by the coding sequence ATGGCACTGTCCCTGCCTTTCTCATCCCAAATGGATTGCCCAATCTCTTTCCTCAATTCTAGTTTCCTCCCTAGGAATCCTTCTTGGTTACATGGTAACATTAACCAACATTACGAGAGCAgtaagaacttcaaaaatttgtCCATTTCTATTTCTTGTTCATCTCGCAAAATTGTTCAAAGCCCTTTGCTAGACAGGCATATTGTGAAGCAAAACAAGATTCGGTTTGTTCAAAAGCTGAAAACACTGCTCCTTTCTAAACCAAAACACTATATGCTACTCCACATTCTTTCAAAATGTCGATCCTACCTTTCCCTTTCAAAGCCTCGCTCACTCCTCTCTATGATTCATCgttatcctttaatttttgaagtCTTCTCAGTCCCAAGACCACCCTTACCATTCAATGCTACAAAATCATATTCTCAACTTTGCGTCCGTCTAACCCCAGCAGCAGCAGCCCTTGCCTCCCAGGAATTAAAACTCAAATCAGCAATCTCAATGACCTTGGCAGCTAAACTCCAGAAACTTCTCATGCTTTCATCTCACCGTCGGCTTCTTTTGTCAAAGTTGGTTCACCTTGCTCCAGATCTTGGTCTCCCCCCTAATTTCCGTTCCCGTCTCTGCAATGACCACCCTGACAAATTTAAAACTGTGGATACTTCCTATGGCCGTGCACTTGAGCTTGTATCTTGGGATCCACACTTGGCAAATCCTCTACCCTCTCCTGAAGTTCATTCACATGATATGATAGTAGACAGGCCTTTGAAATTTAAACAGCTGAGACTTCGAAAGGGACTGAACTTGAAGAGACATCACCAGGATTTTCTGATCAAGTTTGGGGAAATGCCAGCTGTATGCCCTTATAATACTTCTGCGGGGGTGTTAGCAAAAGAGTCCatcgaagaagagaaaagagctTGTGCAGTGGTGAGAGAGGTGCTGGGGATGATGATTGAAAAGAGGACTTTAATTGACCACTTGACTCATTTCAGGAAGGAGTTTGGGCTACCCAACAAGCTGAGGGGAATGTTTGTGAGGCACCCAGAGTTATTCTACGTGAGTTTGAAAGGGCAGAGGGACTCTGTGTTTTTGGTGGAGGGGTATGATGAGAAAGGAGCCCTATTGGAGAAGGACGAGACTTCGGTTATAAAAGACCAGTTGATGGCGTTGGTTAGGGAAGGGAACAAgatgagaagagagagaagaagggcTATGATATATAGCTATGCCACTGGTGACTCtaatgatggtgatgatgatgatgattacgAGGTTGATCACAATAATGATGATCATGATGATGGTTTGGATGATTTGTTCGATTATGAAGATTCAGATTTGGACTGTGTCGTCGTGGTCGGTGATGATGAGAGCAGCGAATCATTAGGTCACATGGAGAGTGGGGCGTTTTGGACTGCAgattctgcttctcttcttaaTGATGTAGATGGAGCAAATATGGAACCTTGGTAA